In Gadus morhua chromosome 2, gadMor3.0, whole genome shotgun sequence, the DNA window ACACTTGTACTGGAATCAATTATTCACCTGTATTatatagcagtgtgtgtgtgtgtgtgtgtgtgtgtgtgtgtgtgtgtgtgtgtgtgtgtgtgtgtgtgtgtgtgtgtgtgtgtcaatcaattcaatcattgatttattttcatgaaCCTATTAATACCAACAACATATAGAATTGAATAATATGTTGATacatattgtggcaacccggcccgggccaattaaggacGTGGAGAGCACCTgtggaacaggtggagaagcagggcttaaatagcctgcttctccattCGTTCagggctctcccagccctggagctcctgtACGGAGAGACCGGTCTTCGTGGGTGACAGGATTCCACCCACGGCGGATAAGACCGtcgattcctcccaggttttttCGTTGTATTATTTTCAGTATGAAACTTTGGTTGAGTGCCTTTTGGCTTTTGCCCAGCAAAGTTGTGTCCTGtttcgggtggtggtggttcgctcaccgtgccgggttaccacaatatgtgtatgtatatatatatcaaatatattgACTGATTGATTCATGAATCGCCAGAGCCCACCTTGACGATGTCTTCGGTGTCCTGCGCGGCATTCTGGAACATGGTGGTGCAGTGGTGCAGGTACTGCCCGTAAAGGCTGAGGGTGGACGCGTCCACCTGTCCCAGAGACGCGTCCCCAAGCTCCGCCTTCTCCTGGTTGTCCAGGAAGTCAGTGTTGACCGGACCGCACTCGATGAGGCTCATGCTGGGGCAGATCAATCGGTCAAACCTCCCATCGACTTAggatgtgcgtgtctgtttggtCATGTGTTTGTGGATGAGGATCCCCGTGGGCTGTTGCCTTGACGACCAACTTGTCTGTGACACTATCACATATTTTACACATATAGTCATTGTCTGAACATTAACACAAATAATACAACTAATGCACGACCAAAAATGATAAGCGTCAAATGTTAATATAAGTGGCATCTCTTGAAACACACAATACAACtaattaaaacagaaaaaaaagtattgaaaaagagaaagataaTAGATAATTGAGGGTAGTGATCGTTTGTGAATGTATAATTATTCTTGTTTGATGCTTATTTTAAAGAAAGTTTCTTTCCTTTAATATAACTGATATGAAGTGGTAAACAATTCCATGACCTGTGAGCCCtgtgtatatttttttcttcttcaaatAACAAGAATTGATTTTAAGATAACTTTCAACAAAATATTGACGTGGAAACTCACTGGATGTTGAAGTGCTGCAGAATGATGGCCAAACTCTCACATGCTCCCTCGATTGCAAATTTGCTGGCACAGTACACCTCATTGAACGGGAGACCTGTGGGGGGAAAGCAGAAGATAGTGAGTACAATTTGAGGCATGGGAAGAGGATTACCGCACTCAATAACATCAGAAACCCTCagaacacagtcaaacacacacacacacacacacacacacgcacacatgcgcacacacagaaacatacaaacatatatatccacacatgcacacaaacaaacacacaaactaaaacaaGTACATGGGGGAGTATTCATggaaccctattctagtagtaacccaaaatgcaattattaaccctaaaaaagcatgacatgggatctttaataatGATGGGCCGTGTATCCCGGGGGTCCCTGGTGAATGGGTGGGTAGCTCACCATGGAGCCCTCCGATGCTGCCGGTCACCAGAATGTGGCCCTTGCACCTGGCCTTCATGTCGGGCAGGAAGGCCTGGATGGTCTGGATGGTCCCCAGGAGGTTCACCTCCAGGATCTGCCTCATGGTGTCCAGGCCCTGCGCCTCCAGGGGTCCGATCAGCCCCACTCCTGCAttacacactgagacacagacacactgtctGCCTCAGATTCACAGCCCTTATTGTGCGCTTCGTTTGCGTTGCTTTATGTCTACTATACGTTAGATGACGCGCTCCTTGTCTTAAGAATTTCATTGCTCAGAAGGACCCTGTGTGTTATGTGCatttgatgcacacacacacacacacacacacacacacacacacacacacacacacacacaatggcatcCCTACCCAGGATGTCCACCCGCTTCTCCACCACCCTGTCCCGGGCCTCCAGGATGGACTGGTGGTTGGTGACGTCCATCTGCAGGATGTCCAGCGTGTCTTTATGCAGGTCCTTCACACAGCCCAGCAGTCGCTCCTTCTTGGCCAGATTCCTCATAGTGGCGTAGACTGTGGCGCGGTTTGAGAAGACCAAGCAATGCGTGATTAAGAAATAATGAAAGtttattttcaattaaaaataaGATGaccaaataaatgtataaaaaacatattgatatattttggtttgttttatctattttttaatgcagtgtgttcttgtgtgagAGCGTTTTAATGCCTTCCACATTAAACCACTGTATGGATGTACGGAGCTTACCTTTGTACGTCTTGTCTGGGTCGGAGGCTAACCGCACGGCCAGGCTAAGGCCTATCCCGGAGGAGCAGCCCGTGATCAGCACCACCTTCTTCTCCATAGCGCCAGAGTATCCAATCTCAATCCCAGTGTGTCCACCGCGCGTTCAATGTATCTTCAGGAGCAGTGGGACGAAGAGACGAAGGGCATCCCCAGGATATAGAGACCAGGATGGGGCATTGGGAACCGAtccctccttttctccctctcctcctcctcatttgtgTTTTTACATTCCCCACCGCCACAAGGCCACCTGTATATCTAAACATTTCATTTTCCCAGCCAATCGCTCCTTGTTCTTTATCACAAGGAGATGTGTGGACATTACACAACCTTGAACACTGTACAACCTTCAACTCTGCCGCTGTCCTATAGGGTATACTGGGCTGCAGCTGTGTGGGAACTGTTGTGGCCGTGactgtttctctgttttttgCTGTTTAGTCtcttgtctctgtgttttgGCGTTCTCCGGTCGAGTTTATGTTGTTATCAACATAATCTTTTACAGGTAGGTAAGCAACCTCTGACTAGTTTTTTTATTTCGGCTGCTACCTGAAAATGTATCATTCAATCACTTTAACATATATTATGAATACATATTTGGCATAGTGATGAATGTGTCTGTATTCACGtccaaataaatataatatggGCCTGTCCGTGTCCATACTTTCTACTTCAATACCAATTCGGACCAGCAGGTGCAGCATTCAATACAACATCATTCAGCAGTCGGATGAAACCACTAGGCCATGGAATGGACGCATGAAGGCAATCACGCTGAGAGTTGCCAGAAACGGACACAATGCTCTCTAGTTGGAGAACAGAGGCGGGAAATGCTtgccctgtgtgtttttttttttatcactgatACGTATTTATTGAATTCCTTACATATTTTCCCAGGCATTGAGGAAAGTTCTACAAGGGGTTTGGCATTTGCTCACGAATACAATGCCTTGCAATCAATTAATATAGCAGAATAGGCCTTTATGTCAAGCAAAATTTATTTTGATTTAGGAGACATTTCCATCCAAGGGTCTTTCACTTAAATGATGTGTACTTTTTGGAACCACCAACTTCACACCTCTTCCTATCttttattgatattgatttAACCTTTGCATACCCCtcaattaatgaatgaatgaatataagATATGCAGGTTTGTGTTGGCTTTGGTCATTTTGGAC includes these proteins:
- the hsd17b1 gene encoding 17-beta-hydroxysteroid dehydrogenase type 1; the protein is MEKKVVLITGCSSGIGLSLAVRLASDPDKTYKVYATMRNLAKKERLLGCVKDLHKDTLDILQMDVTNHQSILEARDRVVEKRVDILVCNAGVGLIGPLEAQGLDTMRQILEVNLLGTIQTIQAFLPDMKARCKGHILVTGSIGGLHGLPFNEVYCASKFAIEGACESLAIILQHFNIHMSLIECGPVNTDFLDNQEKAELGDASLGQVDASTLSLYGQYLHHCTTMFQNAAQDTEDIVKVFLGAIQASRPSFRYYTSGAMPPLVRLKTSFPEGCRFIRAISQLIFPTEATDQQP